In Mytilus edulis chromosome 4, xbMytEdul2.2, whole genome shotgun sequence, the following proteins share a genomic window:
- the LOC139520396 gene encoding mini-chromosome maintenance complex-binding protein-like, whose protein sequence is MPGIGDDWINNPLAIIQNIIENKQNDNGVKEYFSSKMQTNYALSWVPSLNDTPLHTLKPNSLVRFRCMVQDIYDPEFYLGLYQVKDLETSKVTQKSGMYKDIADCSKSQQIDLESRDNVTMDRQTIYCVPIPGETTWVKETYADKAGVKAQPSMSHVPVRNKRSFDEESEDVAMETSEPSGGTESCDSTESKRTRTENTQAQPPNVGHDLNFPLQDEKGTACLVKIYDDIDKFKVNDMVEFIGILSVDPALAQFNPENQPEEFGVEGYQPPVEEINAHAPPPSLVPRLHAVLCNKLTHNNPLLPQIPDTDEYKTKFQQLEQEIDTLRGRIMELLEHAMLGDSLAAEFFLLHLLSSVYGRADVMPLGKFSLNLSHCPVTPKYGQLLQVFMAGLLSQSHLLPLSIENMNTLRLCPEKDYTANRLKSGVLQLPERTSLVIDETVLQPGQLEAGGVKNMTALGNLISWQKVEYDFSYHKQDFMANVAVMILSEAKSILPSDCLLPLEAKIMPEDWIAHFSMLESGMTAELLTKIRTYITLAKQINYSLTDELQKIIQDDFVDMRKVDSKSMTVDDFHSLLCTVRLLSLSYLKSTPTQTLWRRAKNMDSERKRRISST, encoded by the exons ATGCCTGGTATTGGTGATGATTGGATAAATAACCCTTTGGCTATAATTCAAAACATTATTG aaaacaaacaaaatgataatGGTGTTAAAGAATACTTCAGCAGTAAGATGCAAACCAACTATGCCCTGAGTTGG GTACCAAGTTTAAATGATACTCCACTACATACACTGAAACCAAACTCTTTAGTGAGATTTAGATGTATGGTCCAGGATATATATGATCCAGAATTCTACCTTGGACTCTATCAGGTGAAGGATTTAGAAACATCCAAAGTAACACAGAAATCAGGGATGTATAAAGACATCGCAGACTGTTCT AAATCGCAACAGATAGATTTAGAATCCAGAGACAATGTTACTatggacagacaaacaatatattGTGTACCAATACCAGGGGAGACAACTTGGGTAAAAGAG acATATGCTGATAAGGCAGGAGTCAAAGCTCAACCATCAATGTCACATGTTCCAGTCAGAAATAAACGTTCCTTCGATGAAGAATCAGAAGATGTTGCTATGGAGACTTCAGAACCAAGTGGAGGTACAGAATCCTGTGATTCAACAGAATCTAAAAGAACAAGAACAGAAAATACACAAG cacAGCCTCCAAATGTTGGTCATGATTTAAACTTTCCTTTGCAAGACGAAAAGGGCACGGCTTGTTTAGTGAAG ATTTATGATGATATTGACAAGTTTAAAGTGAATGACATGGTAGAATTCATTGGAATATTATCTGTGGATCCAGCCTTAGCACAATTTAACCCTGAAAA TCAACCTGAAGAATTTGGTGTAGAAGGATACCAGCCACCTGTAGAAGAGATCAATGCTCATGCCCCGCCCCCTTCATTGGTTCCAAGATTACATGCTGTTTTGTGTAACAAACTGACACACAATAACCCACTCCTGCCACAGATACCAGACACAGATGAATATAAAACTA AATTTCAGCAACTTGAACAAGAGATTGATACTTTGAGAGGGAGAATAATGGAATTATTGGAACATGCAATGCTTGGAGACAGTTTAGCTGCTGAGTTCTTTCTACTGCATTTATTATCATCTGT GTATGGGAGAGCCGATGTTATGCCTCTAGGAAAGTTCAGTCTGAACCTAAGTCATTGCCCAGTTACACCTAAATATGGTCAGCTATTACAAGTGTTCATGGCAGGACTGCTTTCACAG TCACATTTACTGCCCTTGTCAATAGAAAACATGAATACTTTACGATTATGTCCAGAAAAAGACTACACAGCAAACCGTTTAAAATCTGGAGTCTTGCAACTACCCGAAAGGACATCATTAGTTATAGATGAAACAGTACTACAACCTGGTCAACTGGAAGCTGGGG GTGTTAAGAACATGACAGCATTAGGAAACCTGATCAGCTGGCAGAAAGTGGAGTATGATTTCAGTTACCATAAACAAGATTTCATGGCAAATGTTGCTGTAATGATTCTGTCTGAGGCAAAATCTATATTACCT agTGATTGTTTATTACCATTAGAAGCCAAGATAATGCCAGAAGATTGGATAGCACATTTTAGCATGTTAGAATCAGGGATGACAGCAGAATTGTTGACCAAGATACGCACATACATTACACTGGCTAAACAGATTAATTATTCATTAACAGATGAATTGCAGAAG atCATCCAAGACGACTTTGTAGACATGAGAAAAGTTGATAGTAAAAGTATGACAGTTGATGACTTCCATTCTCTGTTGTGTACAGTTAG ACTGCTATCACTCAGCTACTTGAAATCAACACCTACACAAACTCTGTGGAGAAGGGCCAAAAACATGGACTCAGAAAGGAAGAGGAGGATTAGTTCAACCTAA